In one window of Streptomyces sp. FXJ1.172 DNA:
- a CDS encoding inorganic phosphate transporter translates to MESFSLILAIVVVTALAFDFTNGFHDTANAMATTISTGALKPKIAVAMSAVLNLVGAFLSVEVANTISKGLVDEKGIRPEVIFAALVGAILWNLLTWLVGLPSSSSHALMGGLIGATVASAGFGAVHGDVLVTKVLLPAVAAPVVAGVAAMLSTRLSYGLGGRTEGEASRKGYRVGQIASAGLVSLAHGTNDAQKTMGIITLALVAGGAVSPGSNPPTWVILSAGLAIALGTYIGGWRIIRTMGTGLTDLEPRQGFAAQTSAATAILASSHLGFSLSTTHVVSGAVMGTGVGRKGGVVRWSTATRMAIAWVLTLPAAALVGAGAESVTGLGDWGTAVVAVFLIAASAAIWKLSRREVVDHTNVVAAADEPAGVVTTAIAAVTPPPAGAIGDGLTATIAAPAAVPAAAESTASAASATPPAATV, encoded by the coding sequence ATGGAAAGCTTCTCGCTGATCCTCGCGATTGTGGTGGTAACCGCACTCGCGTTTGATTTCACGAACGGTTTCCACGACACCGCCAACGCGATGGCCACCACCATCTCGACAGGCGCCCTGAAGCCCAAGATCGCAGTTGCCATGTCGGCCGTCCTGAACCTGGTGGGCGCCTTCCTCTCCGTGGAGGTCGCCAACACGATCTCCAAAGGTCTCGTCGACGAAAAGGGCATTCGTCCCGAGGTCATCTTCGCCGCGCTGGTCGGCGCGATCCTCTGGAACCTGCTGACCTGGCTGGTGGGCCTGCCGTCCAGTTCCTCGCACGCCCTGATGGGCGGCCTGATCGGCGCCACGGTCGCCTCCGCCGGCTTCGGTGCCGTGCACGGGGACGTGCTGGTGACCAAGGTGCTGCTCCCGGCGGTCGCCGCGCCGGTCGTCGCGGGCGTCGCGGCCATGCTGTCCACCCGGCTGTCCTACGGCCTCGGCGGCAGGACCGAGGGCGAGGCCTCCCGCAAGGGCTACCGCGTCGGCCAGATCGCCTCCGCCGGCCTGGTCTCCCTCGCCCACGGCACCAACGACGCCCAGAAGACGATGGGCATCATCACCCTCGCGCTGGTCGCGGGCGGCGCCGTCTCTCCCGGCTCGAACCCTCCCACCTGGGTCATCCTCTCCGCGGGCCTGGCCATCGCGCTCGGCACCTACATCGGCGGCTGGCGCATCATCCGCACCATGGGCACGGGCCTGACCGACCTGGAGCCGCGCCAGGGCTTCGCCGCCCAGACCAGCGCCGCCACCGCCATCCTGGCCTCCTCCCACCTGGGCTTCTCCCTGTCCACCACGCACGTCGTCTCCGGCGCGGTGATGGGCACGGGCGTCGGCCGCAAGGGCGGCGTGGTCCGCTGGTCCACCGCGACCCGTATGGCCATCGCCTGGGTCCTCACCCTCCCGGCCGCCGCGCTGGTCGGCGCGGGCGCCGAGTCCGTCACCGGCCTCGGTGACTGGGGCACGGCCGTGGTCGCCGTCTTCCTGATCGCCGCGAGCGCCGCGATCTGGAAGCTCTCCCGCCGCGAGGTCGTCGACCACACCAACGTCGTCGCCGCGGCCGATGAGCCGGCCGGCGTGGTGACCACCGCCATCGCCGCGGTGACCCCGCCGCCGGCGGGTGCGATCGGCGACGGCCTGACGGCCACCATCGCCGCCCCGGCCGCCGTCCCGGCCGCCGCCGAGTCCACGGCTTCCGCCGCCTCGGCCACGCCTCCGGCCGCCACCGTCTGA
- the cobN gene encoding cobaltochelatase subunit CobN: MSTVLLLSTADTDLLAARASGADYRIGNPTRVDAGQELPALLAGADLAVVRLLGGKRAWEEGLAALKAAGIPTVLLGGEAVPDAELMAESSVPAGVVAEALRYLVEGGPANLLELSRFLSDTVLLTGEGFEEPRKMPEYGVHGSYAVRDGRPTVGVLFYRAHELSGNTAFVDTLCEAIEAKGANALPVYCGSLRGADAGLYELLGRADALVATVLAAGGTHASQASAGGDEESWDIGALADLNIPVLQGLCLTSSQAAWEDSDAALSPMDAAMQVAIPEFDGRLITVPFSFKEQGPDEVPVYVADPERAARVAQIALRHAELKHKPNAEKKVALVFTAYPTKHSRVGNAVGLDTPASAVRVLDALRDAGYSLTEYPSGGDELIHRLIEAGGHDVEWLTEDQLAAAPARVPLADYRAWFEKLDPDLKGAMVEAWGEPPGSLYVDGDDIVLASLRFGNVVVMIQPPRGFGENPIAIYHDPDMPPSHHYMAAYRWLENSFGADAIVHMGKHGTMEWLPGKGLGLSRGCAPDAVLGDLPLIYPFIVNDPGEGTQAKRRGHATVVDHLVPPMARADTYGDLAKLEQLLDEYALVSDLDPAKAPAVRAQIWTLVKAAELHHDLHVAEQPDDEAFDEFVMHIDGYLCEIKDVQIRDGLHVLGGGPVGEPRVNLVLAVLRASQVWGGQANALPGLRACLADHFGLVEKELLAEPGAPVKVPVELTDLAAGPSRTASDAIDLLEQLCRRIAEGMEERDWERAAVPAVLGDALGIELPDAVAVLEFACDEVVPRLARTTDEIGHILRALDGGYVPAGPSGSPTRGLVNVLPTGRNFYSVDPKAIPSRLSWEVGQSLADSLVQRYLQDTGEYPKSVGLTVWGTSAMRTQGDDIAEILALLGCRPVWDDASRRVTGFEIVPLAELGRPRIDVTVRISGFFRDAFPHVVGLIDDAVRAVAELDEPAESNFVRAHVEEDAAQHGDRRRATARVFGSKPGAYGAGLLPLIDARNWRSDADLAEVYAVWGGYAYGRGLDGRAARGDMETAFRRIAVAAKNVDTREHDLVDADDYFQYHGGMVAMVRHLTGANPEAYVGDSAVPDQVRTRTLGEETHRVFRARVVNPRWMAAMRRHGYKGAFEMAATVDYLFGYDATAGVVDDWMYEKLASEYVFAPENREFMKQSNPWALRGVTERLLEAAERGLWAEPDADTLERLRATYLELEGDLEGDDQ, from the coding sequence ATGAGCACAGTGTTGTTGTTGTCCACGGCCGACACGGACCTGCTGGCGGCCCGTGCCTCCGGCGCGGACTACCGCATCGGCAACCCGACCCGGGTGGACGCCGGGCAGGAGCTGCCGGCGCTGCTGGCGGGCGCGGACCTCGCCGTCGTACGGCTGCTGGGCGGCAAGCGGGCCTGGGAGGAGGGGCTCGCCGCGCTGAAGGCGGCCGGGATCCCGACCGTGCTGCTGGGCGGCGAGGCCGTGCCGGACGCGGAGCTGATGGCCGAGTCGTCGGTGCCCGCCGGTGTCGTCGCGGAGGCGCTGAGGTACCTGGTCGAGGGCGGCCCGGCGAACCTGCTGGAGCTGTCCCGGTTCCTGTCGGACACCGTGCTGCTGACCGGCGAGGGCTTCGAGGAGCCGCGGAAGATGCCGGAGTACGGCGTCCACGGCTCGTACGCGGTACGGGACGGCCGGCCGACCGTGGGCGTGCTCTTCTACCGGGCCCACGAACTGAGCGGCAACACCGCCTTCGTGGACACCCTGTGCGAGGCGATCGAGGCGAAGGGAGCCAACGCCCTTCCGGTGTACTGCGGTTCGCTGCGCGGTGCGGACGCCGGGCTGTACGAGCTGCTGGGCAGGGCCGACGCGCTGGTGGCGACCGTGCTCGCGGCCGGCGGCACACACGCCTCCCAGGCCTCGGCCGGCGGCGACGAGGAGTCCTGGGACATCGGCGCCCTCGCCGACCTGAACATCCCTGTGCTGCAAGGACTGTGCCTCACCTCCTCGCAGGCCGCGTGGGAGGACTCCGACGCCGCCCTGTCCCCCATGGACGCGGCGATGCAGGTCGCGATCCCGGAGTTCGACGGCCGCCTGATCACGGTGCCGTTCTCCTTCAAGGAGCAGGGCCCGGACGAGGTCCCGGTGTACGTGGCCGACCCGGAGCGGGCCGCGCGGGTGGCCCAGATCGCCCTGCGGCACGCCGAGTTGAAGCACAAGCCGAACGCGGAGAAGAAGGTCGCGCTGGTCTTCACGGCGTACCCGACGAAGCACTCCCGCGTCGGCAACGCGGTCGGTCTGGACACGCCCGCGTCGGCGGTGCGTGTCCTGGACGCCCTGCGCGACGCGGGCTACTCGCTCACCGAATACCCGTCCGGCGGCGACGAGTTGATCCACCGGCTGATCGAGGCCGGCGGCCACGACGTCGAGTGGCTCACGGAGGACCAGCTGGCCGCCGCGCCCGCGCGGGTGCCGCTGGCGGACTACCGGGCGTGGTTCGAGAAGCTGGACCCGGACCTCAAGGGAGCCATGGTGGAGGCGTGGGGCGAGCCGCCGGGCTCGCTGTACGTCGACGGCGACGACATCGTGCTGGCGTCCCTCCGGTTCGGGAACGTCGTCGTCATGATCCAGCCGCCCCGCGGCTTCGGCGAGAACCCGATCGCGATCTACCACGATCCCGACATGCCGCCCTCGCACCACTACATGGCCGCCTACCGCTGGCTGGAGAACAGCTTCGGCGCGGACGCGATCGTGCACATGGGCAAGCACGGCACGATGGAGTGGCTGCCGGGCAAGGGGCTGGGTCTGTCGCGCGGGTGCGCTCCGGACGCCGTCCTCGGTGACCTCCCCCTGATCTACCCGTTCATCGTCAACGACCCCGGCGAGGGCACCCAGGCCAAGCGGCGCGGTCACGCCACGGTGGTCGACCACTTGGTGCCGCCGATGGCGCGTGCGGACACCTACGGCGACCTGGCCAAGCTGGAGCAGCTGCTGGACGAGTACGCGCTCGTCTCCGACCTGGACCCGGCCAAGGCCCCGGCCGTCCGCGCCCAGATCTGGACCCTGGTCAAGGCCGCCGAGCTGCACCACGACCTGCACGTGGCCGAGCAGCCGGACGACGAGGCGTTCGACGAGTTCGTCATGCACATCGACGGCTACCTGTGCGAGATCAAGGACGTGCAGATCCGCGACGGCCTGCACGTCCTGGGCGGCGGCCCGGTGGGCGAGCCGCGTGTGAACCTGGTGCTGGCCGTGCTGCGGGCGTCCCAGGTGTGGGGCGGGCAGGCGAACGCCCTGCCGGGGCTGCGCGCGTGTCTGGCGGACCATTTCGGGCTCGTCGAGAAGGAGTTGCTGGCCGAGCCCGGCGCGCCGGTGAAGGTGCCGGTGGAGCTGACGGACCTGGCGGCAGGCCCGTCCCGTACGGCGTCCGACGCGATCGACCTGCTGGAGCAGCTGTGCCGGCGGATCGCGGAGGGCATGGAGGAGCGGGACTGGGAGCGGGCGGCCGTGCCGGCGGTCCTGGGTGACGCCCTCGGCATCGAACTCCCGGATGCCGTGGCCGTCTTGGAGTTCGCCTGCGACGAGGTCGTGCCGCGGCTCGCCCGCACCACCGACGAGATCGGGCACATCCTGCGGGCCCTGGACGGCGGTTACGTCCCGGCGGGTCCCTCGGGATCGCCGACCCGCGGCCTGGTGAACGTGCTGCCGACCGGCCGCAACTTCTACTCGGTCGACCCCAAGGCGATCCCGTCGAGGCTGAGCTGGGAGGTCGGCCAGTCGCTGGCCGACTCCCTGGTGCAGCGGTATCTGCAGGACACGGGCGAGTACCCGAAGTCCGTCGGCCTGACGGTCTGGGGCACGTCGGCCATGCGCACCCAGGGCGACGACATCGCCGAGATCCTGGCGCTGCTGGGCTGCCGCCCGGTGTGGGACGACGCCTCGCGCCGGGTGACGGGCTTCGAGATCGTGCCCCTGGCGGAGCTGGGCCGGCCGCGCATCGACGTCACGGTCCGCATCTCCGGCTTCTTCCGGGACGCGTTCCCGCACGTCGTCGGCCTGATCGACGACGCGGTGCGGGCGGTTGCCGAGCTGGACGAGCCGGCCGAGTCCAACTTCGTGCGGGCGCACGTGGAGGAGGACGCGGCACAGCACGGCGACCGGCGGCGCGCCACGGCCCGTGTCTTCGGCTCGAAGCCGGGCGCGTACGGCGCCGGTCTGCTGCCGCTGATCGACGCCCGCAACTGGCGCTCCGACGCGGACCTCGCCGAGGTGTACGCGGTATGGGGCGGGTACGCCTACGGGCGCGGGCTCGACGGGCGGGCGGCGCGCGGGGACATGGAGACGGCGTTCCGGCGGATCGCGGTGGCGGCGAAGAACGTCGACACCCGCGAGCACGACCTGGTCGACGCCGACGACTACTTCCAGTACCACGGCGGCATGGTGGCGATGGTCCGGCACCTGACCGGCGCCAACCCCGAGGCGTACGTGGGCGACAGTGCCGTACCGGACCAGGTGAGGACCCGCACCCTCGGCGAGGAGACCCACCGCGTCTTCCGCGCCCGCGTGGTCAACCCGCGCTGGATGGCGGCCATGCGCCGGCACGGCTACAAGGGCGCCTTCGAGATGGCGGCGACCGTGGACTACCTGTTCGGCTACGACGCCACGGCCGGCGTGGTGGACGACTGGATGTACGAGAAGCTGGCCAGCGAGTACGTCTTCGCCCCGGAGAACCGCGAGTTCATGAAGCAGTCCAACCCATGGGCGCTGCGGGGTGTCACCGAGCGGCTCCTCGAGGCGGCCGAGCGGGGCCTGTGGGCGGAGCCGGACGCGGACACGCTGGAGCGGCTGCGTGCCACCTATCTGGAGCTGGAAGGCGACTTGGAGGGCGACGACCAGTGA
- a CDS encoding cobyric acid synthase has protein sequence MNGGLLVAGTTSDAGKSVVTAGICRWLVRQGVKVAPFKAQNMSLNSFVTREGAEIGRAQAMQAQACRIEPTALMNPVLLKPGGEQSSQVVLLGKPVGELSARGYHGGRQQRLLGTVLDCLAELRGTYDAVICEGAGSPAEINLRRTDIVNMGIARNARLPVLVVGDIDRGGVFASFFGTVALLSPEDQELVAGFLVNKFRGDVSLLEPGLEMLQGLTGRRTYGVLPFRHGLGIDEEDGMGVPPRERSRAWGRVSLRGTVRESAVTPPVGEDVLRVAVCAIPLMSNFTDVDALAAEPGVVVRFVDRPEELADADLVVVPGTRGTVRALEWLRERGLAEALVARATEGRPILGVCGGFQILGEHIDDEVESRAGAVPGLGLLPVRVRFAREKTLTRPRGEALGERVEGYEIHHGVASVEGGEAFLDGCRAGHTWGTHWHGSLESDGFRRAFLREVAAAAGRRFVPAPDTSFAALREEQLDRLGDLIEQHADTDALWRLIESGAPQGLPFIPPGAPA, from the coding sequence GTGAACGGGGGACTCCTCGTCGCCGGCACCACCTCCGACGCCGGCAAGAGCGTCGTGACGGCCGGGATCTGCCGGTGGCTGGTGCGCCAGGGCGTGAAGGTGGCGCCGTTCAAGGCGCAGAACATGTCGCTCAACTCCTTCGTGACCCGCGAGGGCGCGGAGATCGGCCGGGCCCAGGCCATGCAGGCCCAGGCGTGCCGGATCGAGCCGACCGCGCTGATGAACCCGGTGCTGCTCAAGCCGGGCGGCGAACAGAGCAGCCAGGTGGTGCTGCTGGGCAAGCCGGTGGGCGAGCTGAGCGCACGCGGCTACCACGGCGGCCGGCAGCAGCGGCTGCTCGGCACGGTGCTGGACTGCCTGGCCGAGTTGCGGGGCACGTATGACGCGGTGATCTGTGAGGGCGCGGGCAGCCCGGCCGAGATCAATCTGCGCCGGACCGACATCGTGAACATGGGGATCGCGCGGAACGCGCGGCTGCCCGTGCTCGTGGTCGGCGACATCGACCGCGGGGGTGTCTTCGCCTCCTTCTTCGGCACGGTCGCCCTGCTCTCGCCCGAGGACCAGGAGCTGGTCGCCGGGTTCCTGGTGAACAAGTTCCGGGGCGATGTCTCCCTGCTGGAGCCCGGGTTGGAGATGCTCCAGGGCCTCACCGGGCGGCGCACCTACGGTGTCCTGCCGTTCCGGCACGGGCTCGGCATCGACGAGGAGGACGGGATGGGGGTCCCCCCGCGCGAGCGAAGCCGAGCGTGGGGGAGGGTCTCGCTGCGCGGCACGGTCCGCGAGTCGGCCGTGACTCCGCCCGTCGGTGAGGACGTACTGCGGGTCGCCGTGTGCGCGATCCCGCTGATGTCCAACTTCACGGACGTGGACGCGCTCGCCGCCGAACCGGGCGTCGTGGTGCGGTTCGTGGACCGCCCGGAGGAGCTGGCGGACGCCGACCTGGTGGTGGTCCCGGGCACGCGCGGGACCGTACGGGCGCTGGAGTGGCTGCGGGAGCGCGGGCTGGCCGAGGCGCTCGTCGCAAGGGCCACCGAAGGACGCCCGATCCTCGGCGTCTGCGGCGGCTTCCAGATCCTCGGCGAGCACATCGACGACGAGGTCGAGTCGCGGGCCGGCGCGGTCCCCGGTCTCGGGCTGCTGCCCGTACGGGTGCGGTTCGCCCGCGAGAAGACCCTGACCCGGCCGCGGGGGGAGGCCCTCGGGGAGCGGGTCGAGGGGTACGAGATCCACCACGGGGTCGCCTCCGTAGAGGGCGGTGAGGCGTTCCTGGACGGCTGCCGGGCCGGCCACACCTGGGGCACGCACTGGCACGGCTCCCTGGAGTCGGACGGCTTCCGCCGGGCCTTCCTGCGCGAGGTGGCCGCTGCCGCGGGCCGCCGTTTCGTGCCCGCGCCGGACACCTCCTTCGCCGCGCTGCGCGAGGAGCAGCTCGACCGGCTCGGCGACCTGATCGAACAGCACGCGGACACGGACGCGCTCTGGCGGCTCATCGAGTCGGGCGCGCCGCAAGGACTGCCTTTCATTCCACCGGGAGCGCCCGCATGA
- a CDS encoding VOC family protein, with amino-acid sequence MGGGRPGICPSLLYADAQAAIRQLTEGLGFTELSLYETADGRVMHAELVQGHGAVMIGSKGRGGRFDAAMKDAGPAGVYVVVDDVDAHHQRALEHGVEILMPPTDQDYGGRDYMARDLEGNIWSFGTYAPEIGPETGV; translated from the coding sequence ATGGGTGGTGGACGGCCGGGCATCTGTCCCTCGCTGCTGTACGCGGACGCGCAGGCGGCGATCAGACAGCTGACGGAGGGCCTCGGCTTCACGGAGCTGTCGCTGTACGAGACGGCGGACGGCAGGGTGATGCACGCCGAGCTGGTCCAGGGCCACGGCGCGGTGATGATCGGCTCCAAGGGCCGCGGCGGCCGCTTCGACGCGGCGATGAAGGACGCGGGACCCGCCGGGGTGTACGTCGTCGTGGACGACGTCGACGCCCACCATCAGCGGGCCCTGGAGCACGGCGTGGAGATCCTCATGCCCCCGACGGACCAGGACTACGGCGGGCGGGACTACATGGCCCGGGACCTCGAGGGCAACATCTGGAGCTTCGGGACGTACGCCCCCGAGATCGGCCCCGAGACCGGCGTGTGA
- a CDS encoding lysozyme has product MASERTLLRRRAGVLTAATAALVLAGTATAAAGPPELASGSLRGHDVSSHQQHVDWAAARSKGARFVYVKATESTGYRNPYFSEQYDGARGAGLVRGAYHFALPDESSGARQAKYFVQHGGDWQADGWTLPPALDVEYNPYNKKRKCYGLSKKRMVRWIRSFSDEVRKETGRRPVIYTTSQWWKLCTGNSRAFSSGNPLWIARHGDSSPGPLPGGWRYWTFWQYDIRGGLPGDQNLFNGPAGRLRSFARGK; this is encoded by the coding sequence ATGGCCAGTGAACGCACCCTTCTCCGTCGCCGCGCCGGTGTCCTCACGGCGGCGACGGCGGCGCTCGTCCTCGCGGGCACCGCGACCGCGGCGGCCGGCCCCCCGGAACTGGCTTCGGGATCTCTGCGGGGGCACGACGTCTCGTCGCACCAGCAGCACGTCGACTGGGCCGCCGCCCGCTCGAAGGGCGCGCGGTTCGTCTACGTCAAGGCGACCGAGTCCACGGGGTACCGCAACCCCTATTTCTCCGAGCAGTACGACGGCGCGCGCGGGGCGGGCCTGGTGCGGGGCGCGTACCACTTCGCGCTGCCGGACGAGTCCTCCGGCGCCCGGCAGGCCAAGTACTTCGTCCAGCACGGCGGGGACTGGCAGGCCGACGGCTGGACGCTGCCGCCCGCGCTCGACGTCGAGTACAACCCGTACAACAAGAAGCGCAAGTGCTACGGGCTGAGCAAGAAGCGGATGGTCCGCTGGATCCGGTCCTTCAGCGACGAGGTCAGGAAGGAGACCGGCCGCCGCCCGGTGATCTACACGACGAGCCAGTGGTGGAAGCTCTGCACCGGCAACAGCCGTGCGTTCTCCTCCGGAAACCCGCTGTGGATCGCCCGGCACGGCGACTCGAGCCCGGGGCCGCTGCCGGGCGGCTGGCGGTACTGGACGTTCTGGCAGTACGACATCCGGGGCGGCCTGCCGGGTGACCAGAATCTCTTCAACGGCCCGGCCGGCCGGCTGCGGAGCTTCGCGCGGGGCAAGTAG
- a CDS encoding cobalamin biosynthesis protein yields the protein MGADRSYAYGAAAGLLGDLLLGDPRRGHPVAVFGRAAGALEGALWHDHRGWGALHTVVCAGGAVALGTVAARAVRPSPTASAALTATAVWAVVGGTSLAREARTIGRALAAGDVEAARARLPHLCGRDPQALDADGIARAVVESVAENTSDAVVGALVWGAVAGVPGLLGFRAVNTLDAMVGHKSPRHRRYGWASARLDDVAGWPGARLTAVLAAVAGPDPRGALRAWKADARKHPSPNAGPVEASFAGALGVRLGGTLSYGGRVEHRPVLGGDTGRAVQVTDIDRAVRLSRRVGLLALGTTVAARLIISSVKSPKGRGK from the coding sequence ATGGGTGCCGATCGCTCCTACGCGTACGGCGCCGCCGCCGGCCTTCTCGGCGACCTGCTTCTCGGCGATCCGCGCCGCGGGCACCCGGTCGCCGTGTTCGGGCGCGCGGCCGGAGCCCTGGAAGGCGCGTTGTGGCACGACCACCGCGGCTGGGGCGCCCTGCACACCGTCGTGTGCGCGGGCGGCGCCGTCGCGCTGGGCACGGTCGCCGCACGCGCCGTGCGCCCCTCGCCCACCGCTTCCGCGGCACTGACCGCCACAGCCGTCTGGGCCGTCGTCGGCGGCACCTCGCTCGCCCGGGAGGCGCGCACCATCGGGCGGGCGCTCGCGGCCGGGGACGTCGAGGCGGCGCGGGCGCGGCTGCCGCACCTGTGCGGCCGGGACCCGCAGGCGCTGGACGCCGACGGGATCGCCCGGGCCGTGGTCGAGTCGGTCGCCGAGAACACCTCCGACGCCGTCGTGGGCGCCCTGGTGTGGGGCGCGGTGGCCGGGGTGCCCGGGCTGCTGGGCTTCCGGGCGGTCAACACCCTGGACGCGATGGTCGGCCACAAGTCCCCGCGCCACCGCCGCTACGGCTGGGCCTCCGCCCGCCTCGACGACGTGGCCGGCTGGCCGGGGGCCCGGCTGACCGCCGTACTCGCCGCCGTGGCCGGACCCGACCCGCGCGGCGCCCTGCGCGCCTGGAAGGCCGACGCCCGCAAGCACCCGAGCCCCAACGCCGGGCCCGTGGAGGCCTCCTTCGCGGGCGCGCTCGGCGTGCGCCTGGGCGGCACGCTCTCCTACGGCGGCCGCGTCGAGCACCGGCCCGTACTGGGCGGCGACACGGGCCGGGCCGTCCAGGTCACCGACATCGACCGGGCGGTGCGGCTCTCCCGCCGCGTCGGCCTGCTCGCGCTCGGCACCACGGTCGCCGCGCGCCTGATCATCAGCAGCGTCAAGAGCCCGAAGGGACGTGGGAAGTGA
- a CDS encoding class II aldolase/adducin family protein — translation MAEQRWDAEQGRSPAELEQAWAAVVATARRSVADALVVGTSGNVSARVGDVVLVTPSGVPYDRLAPDDLTGVDLSGHQVLGTLVPTSELPMHLAVYRATDARAVVHTHAVHATAVSTLVPELPPVHYMTAALGGPVRVAPYATYGTEELAANMLRALTGRSGCLLQNHGTITYGATLDQAYDRTAQLEWMCRLWLAAASVPGLTPSLLTEAQLAQAGERLRGYGQRK, via the coding sequence ATGGCTGAACAGCGGTGGGACGCGGAGCAGGGACGGTCGCCGGCGGAACTGGAACAGGCCTGGGCGGCAGTGGTCGCGACGGCGCGGCGCAGCGTAGCCGACGCGCTGGTGGTCGGCACCTCTGGCAATGTCTCGGCACGCGTCGGGGACGTCGTACTGGTCACCCCCTCGGGTGTCCCCTACGACCGGCTCGCCCCGGACGACCTCACCGGCGTCGACCTCAGCGGCCACCAGGTGCTGGGCACCCTCGTGCCGACCAGCGAGCTGCCCATGCACCTCGCCGTCTACCGCGCCACCGACGCCCGTGCGGTCGTCCACACCCACGCCGTGCACGCCACCGCGGTCTCCACCCTGGTGCCCGAACTCCCACCGGTCCACTACATGACCGCTGCCCTCGGCGGCCCCGTCCGCGTCGCCCCCTACGCCACCTACGGCACCGAGGAACTGGCCGCGAACATGCTCCGCGCCCTCACCGGCCGCTCCGGCTGCCTGCTGCAGAACCACGGCACGATCACCTACGGCGCCACCCTCGACCAGGCCTACGACCGCACCGCCCAGCTGGAGTGGATGTGCCGCCTGTGGCTGGCGGCCGCCAGTGTGCCGGGCCTGACCCCGTCCCTGCTGACCGAGGCCCAACTGGCACAGGCGGGGGAGCGGTTGCGGGGGTACGGGCAGCGGAAGTGA
- a CDS encoding alpha/beta hydrolase has product MRPVKATATAVTAVLAAGAASVAAGRLASDAALKAPAGRPLPTEPRLTVHGTAAGRITLTRALAALRPGSYGLAGDGVHAVVGPVLDAAPHSADAVVRRLERVTHGTLRPGDAVWLTPNLYVGNPRTALGLDHADIDVPGELGALPAWFVPGARDTWLIAVHGLGATREQAMNLMAPLHTRRVPVLALAYRGDLGAPRPPDGLNHLGETEWRDVDAAIRYAVRHGARRVVLLGWSTGATMALRAAEHSPVREHIAGLVLDSPVLSWEATLRALARARHTPPPLLPLAVRAAQGRTGLYADKAAEPTDPDLLTVPTLIFHGPDDQVAPWEYSRRLAARRPDLVALHTVAGAPHAAMWNADPQGYQERLRRFMTPLV; this is encoded by the coding sequence GTGCGCCCAGTCAAAGCGACCGCCACCGCAGTCACCGCGGTCCTGGCGGCCGGCGCGGCATCCGTCGCCGCAGGCCGGCTCGCCAGCGACGCCGCGCTCAAGGCACCCGCGGGCCGCCCGCTGCCCACCGAACCCCGCCTGACCGTGCACGGCACCGCCGCCGGCCGGATCACGCTCACCCGAGCCCTCGCCGCCCTGCGCCCCGGCAGCTACGGTCTCGCCGGGGACGGCGTCCACGCGGTCGTCGGCCCCGTCCTGGACGCTGCCCCGCACAGCGCCGACGCCGTCGTACGGCGCCTGGAACGCGTCACGCACGGCACCCTCCGCCCCGGCGACGCGGTGTGGCTCACCCCGAACCTGTACGTCGGCAACCCGCGCACCGCGCTCGGCCTCGACCACGCCGACATCGACGTGCCCGGCGAACTGGGCGCCCTGCCCGCCTGGTTCGTGCCCGGCGCCCGGGACACCTGGCTGATCGCCGTGCACGGGCTCGGCGCCACCCGGGAACAGGCCATGAACCTCATGGCCCCCCTGCACACCCGCCGGGTGCCGGTCCTCGCGCTCGCCTACCGCGGCGACCTCGGCGCCCCGCGCCCGCCCGACGGGCTGAACCACCTCGGCGAGACCGAGTGGCGGGACGTGGACGCGGCGATCCGCTACGCCGTCCGCCACGGCGCCCGCCGGGTCGTCCTGCTCGGCTGGTCCACCGGCGCCACGATGGCCCTGCGCGCCGCCGAGCACTCCCCGGTGCGCGAGCACATCGCCGGGCTGGTCCTCGACTCGCCCGTGCTGAGCTGGGAGGCCACGCTGCGGGCCCTCGCCCGGGCCCGGCACACCCCGCCGCCGCTGCTGCCGCTCGCGGTGCGCGCCGCCCAGGGCCGGACCGGCCTGTACGCCGATAAGGCCGCCGAGCCCACCGACCCGGACCTGCTCACCGTGCCGACCCTGATCTTCCACGGCCCGGACGACCAGGTGGCCCCCTGGGAGTACTCCCGCCGCCTCGCCGCCCGCCGCCCGGATCTGGTCGCCCTGCACACCGTGGCCGGGGCCCCGCACGCGGCGATGTGGAACGCCGACCCGCAGGGGTACCAGGAACGGCTGCGCCGCTTCATGACCCCGCTGGTCTGA